One window of the Pseudomonas knackmussii B13 genome contains the following:
- a CDS encoding YceI family protein yields the protein MRALFPLIASACLAAPAQAAWYLDYESSRLGFISSRDAGGAENNRFLVMHGNVDEKGQASLRIELDSVQSGVPLRDERLKENLFEVARFPEATVTAHLDLGPILGLASGAQLEMTLPLRLELHGASHAYRAEVLVTRLDARRFQVVTLSPLILQLGDFGLAPGVERLRQLAGLKSIGLSVPVGAVLIFAER from the coding sequence ATGCGCGCGTTGTTCCCCCTGATCGCCAGCGCCTGCCTGGCCGCACCGGCCCAGGCGGCCTGGTACCTCGACTACGAGTCCTCGCGGCTCGGTTTCATCAGCAGCCGCGACGCCGGTGGCGCCGAGAACAACCGCTTCCTGGTGATGCACGGCAACGTCGACGAAAAGGGCCAGGCCAGCCTGCGCATCGAACTGGATTCGGTGCAGAGCGGTGTGCCGCTGCGCGACGAACGCCTGAAGGAAAACCTGTTCGAGGTCGCACGCTTCCCCGAAGCGACCGTGACCGCGCACCTCGACCTGGGCCCGATCCTCGGCCTGGCCAGCGGCGCGCAACTGGAAATGACCCTGCCGCTGCGCCTGGAACTGCATGGCGCCAGCCACGCCTATCGCGCCGAGGTGCTGGTAACGCGCCTCGACGCGCGACGTTTCCAGGTGGTGACCCTGTCTCCGCTGATCCTGCAGCTCGGCGACTTCGGCCTGGCTCCGGGCGTCGAGCGCCTGCGCCAACTCGCCGGGCTGAAGAGCATCGGCCTGTCGGTGCCGGTCGGCGCCGTGCTGATCTTCGCCGAACGATGA
- a CDS encoding fumarate hydratase, producing the protein MAVIKQDDLIQSVADALQFISYYHPVDFIQAMHEAYLREESPAARDSMAQILINSRMCATGHRPICQDTGIVTVFVRVGMDVRWDGATMSVDDMINEGVRRAYNLPENVLRASILADPAGARKNTKDNTPAVIHYSIVPGNTVEVDVAAKGGGSENKSKMAMLNPSDSIVDWVLKTVPTMGAGWCPPGMLGIGIGGTAEKAAVMAKEVLMDPIDIHELKARGPQNRIEELRLELFEKVNQLGIGAQGLGGLTTVLDVKIMDYPTHAASLPVCMIPNCAATRHAHFVLDGSGPAELEAPSLDAYPEIVWEAGPSARRVDLDKITPEEVQSWKPGETLLLNGKMLTGRDAAHKRMVDMLNKGEELPVDLKGRFIYYVGPVDPVGDEVVGPAGPTTATRMDKFTRQILESTGLLGMIGKSERGPIAIEAIKDNKAVYLMAVGGAAYLVAQAIKKSKVLAFAELGMEAIYEFDVKDMPVTVAVDTNGESVHITGPAIWKDKIAQSLAVEVK; encoded by the coding sequence ATGGCCGTGATCAAGCAAGACGACCTCATCCAGAGCGTCGCCGATGCCCTGCAGTTCATCTCCTACTACCACCCGGTCGATTTCATCCAGGCCATGCATGAGGCCTATCTGCGCGAAGAGTCGCCTGCCGCGCGCGACTCGATGGCGCAGATCCTCATCAACTCGCGTATGTGCGCCACCGGCCATCGCCCGATCTGCCAGGACACCGGCATCGTCACCGTCTTCGTGCGCGTCGGCATGGACGTGCGCTGGGACGGCGCCACCATGAGCGTCGACGACATGATCAACGAAGGCGTGCGTCGCGCCTACAACCTGCCGGAGAACGTCCTGCGCGCCTCCATCCTGGCCGACCCGGCCGGTGCGCGTAAGAACACCAAGGACAACACCCCGGCGGTGATCCACTACTCCATCGTCCCGGGCAACACCGTGGAAGTGGACGTCGCGGCCAAGGGCGGCGGCTCCGAGAACAAGTCGAAGATGGCCATGCTCAACCCGTCCGACTCGATCGTCGACTGGGTCCTGAAGACCGTCCCGACCATGGGCGCCGGCTGGTGCCCGCCGGGCATGCTCGGCATCGGCATCGGCGGTACCGCCGAGAAGGCCGCGGTGATGGCGAAGGAAGTCCTGATGGACCCGATCGACATCCACGAGCTGAAGGCCCGCGGCCCGCAGAACCGCATCGAGGAACTGCGCCTCGAACTGTTCGAGAAGGTCAACCAGCTGGGCATCGGCGCCCAGGGCCTGGGCGGCCTGACTACCGTGCTCGACGTCAAGATCATGGATTACCCGACCCACGCAGCCTCGCTGCCGGTCTGCATGATCCCCAACTGCGCCGCCACCCGTCACGCCCACTTCGTGCTCGACGGTTCCGGCCCGGCCGAGCTGGAAGCACCGTCGCTGGACGCCTACCCGGAAATCGTCTGGGAAGCCGGCCCGTCCGCGCGCCGCGTCGACCTGGACAAGATCACCCCGGAAGAAGTGCAGAGCTGGAAGCCGGGCGAGACCCTGCTGCTCAACGGCAAGATGCTCACCGGCCGCGACGCTGCGCACAAGCGCATGGTCGACATGCTGAACAAGGGCGAAGAGCTGCCGGTGGACCTCAAGGGCCGCTTCATCTACTACGTCGGCCCGGTCGATCCGGTTGGTGACGAAGTGGTTGGCCCGGCCGGCCCGACCACCGCGACCCGCATGGACAAGTTCACCCGCCAGATCCTGGAAAGCACCGGCCTGCTGGGCATGATCGGCAAGTCCGAGCGTGGTCCGATCGCCATCGAAGCGATCAAGGACAACAAGGCCGTCTACCTGATGGCCGTCGGCGGCGCCGCCTACCTGGTGGCCCAGGCGATCAAGAAGTCCAAGGTCCTGGCCTTCGCCGAACTCGGTATGGAAGCCATCTACGAGTTCGACGTGAAGGACATGCCGGTGACCGTGGCGGTCGATACCAACGGCGAGTCGGTGCACATCACCGGCCCGGCGATCTGGAAAGACAAGATCGCCCAGAGCCTGGCGGTGGAAGTGAAGTAA
- a CDS encoding serine hydrolase domain-containing protein, translated as MPIPSLRTLLPGAALALSLCSFAASAAQTWPDADWARGPAPSGAAVKAFEDYAFPQRDDATRKGVRTDAVVVIRDGKLIYERYAGPTKAETPHLAWSMSKSIMASVLGVAFGEGRFQIDDPVATHFAPFASHPDVSMRHLLNWASGLAWEEDYEYAPLKSSVVAMLYTRGRDDMAGFAASFPLDAVPGTRFRYSSGDSNVLAASLKQMVGEQAYADYPWTALFDPLGIRSAVWERDASGTFVGSSYAYMSARDLARIGLLMERGGRWKDRQLLPQAWMQFVLTPFPRYRAAKGEEDEAVPGGQWWLNRTLAGARTPWPSAPETTFAALGHWGQAMYVLPDQRLVIVRYADDRDGTYRHDDFLKRALAAFAAPEVKP; from the coding sequence ATGCCCATTCCTTCCTTGCGCACCCTGCTGCCAGGCGCCGCTCTGGCGCTGAGCCTGTGCAGCTTCGCCGCGTCCGCCGCGCAAACCTGGCCCGACGCCGATTGGGCGCGTGGCCCTGCGCCCTCTGGCGCGGCCGTGAAAGCCTTCGAGGACTACGCCTTCCCGCAGCGCGACGATGCCACCCGCAAGGGCGTGCGCACTGACGCCGTGGTGGTGATCCGCGATGGCAAGCTCATCTACGAACGCTACGCCGGCCCTACCAAGGCCGAGACGCCGCACCTGGCCTGGTCGATGAGCAAGAGCATCATGGCCAGCGTGCTTGGCGTGGCCTTCGGCGAAGGCCGCTTCCAGATCGACGACCCTGTGGCCACGCACTTCGCGCCCTTCGCCAGCCACCCGGACGTGAGCATGCGCCACCTGCTCAACTGGGCTTCGGGCCTGGCCTGGGAGGAGGACTACGAATACGCGCCGCTGAAATCCTCGGTGGTGGCGATGCTTTACACCCGCGGCCGCGACGACATGGCCGGCTTCGCCGCCAGCTTCCCGCTGGACGCGGTGCCCGGCACGCGCTTCCGCTATTCCAGTGGAGACAGCAACGTGCTGGCCGCCAGCCTCAAGCAGATGGTCGGCGAGCAGGCCTACGCCGATTACCCCTGGACCGCGCTGTTCGATCCGCTGGGCATCCGCTCGGCGGTCTGGGAGCGCGATGCCAGCGGCACCTTCGTCGGCTCGTCCTACGCCTACATGAGCGCCCGCGATCTCGCCCGCATCGGCCTGCTGATGGAGCGTGGCGGGCGCTGGAAGGATCGCCAGTTGCTGCCGCAGGCGTGGATGCAGTTCGTCCTTACGCCGTTCCCGCGTTACCGCGCAGCCAAGGGCGAAGAAGATGAGGCGGTGCCGGGTGGCCAGTGGTGGCTGAACCGCACCCTGGCCGGCGCGCGCACGCCCTGGCCGAGTGCTCCGGAAACCACCTTCGCCGCCCTCGGCCACTGGGGGCAGGCCATGTACGTGCTGCCTGACCAGAGGCTGGTGATCGTCCGCTACGCCGACGACCGCGACGGCACCTATCGCCACGACGACTTCCTCAAGCGGGCCCTGGCGGCCTTCGCCGCGCCGGAGGTGAAGCCATGA
- a CDS encoding phospholipase D-like domain-containing protein, producing the protein MSGSVFPWRSGNQFALHCDGENFFPRMLEAIETAQEQVDLELYLVEGGSCAERLLDSLLAARERGVTVRCLFDGFGSLRLGSTWRRRLLDAGGELRLYNPLLWRAGWRNLHRDHRKLLLVDRRLAFVGGTGATDEFWSVPDNRSAWHEVMVQMQGPVSQDWLTLFERQWQACLQPRAWRPRKAIAPQRLPPTPNGGQGLGRVAYADARQHRDILRSLVRNLNNAKQRIWLATPYFLPTWKVRRALRKAARRGVEVRLLLTGRLTDHAPVRYAGQRYYPRLLRAGIRIFEYQPRFLHMKVALVDDWASVGSCNFDHWNLRFNLEANIEVLDGEFTAAVADCLIADFADSREIDIPLWHSRSLWMRLHQRLWGWLDRLVVNFLDRRR; encoded by the coding sequence ATGAGCGGGTCGGTCTTTCCCTGGCGCAGTGGCAACCAGTTCGCCTTGCACTGCGATGGAGAAAATTTCTTCCCGCGCATGCTGGAGGCCATCGAAACCGCCCAGGAACAGGTCGATCTCGAGTTGTACCTGGTCGAAGGCGGGAGTTGCGCCGAGCGCTTGCTGGATTCGTTGCTCGCCGCCCGCGAGCGTGGTGTGACGGTACGCTGCCTGTTCGACGGTTTCGGCAGCCTGCGTCTGGGCAGCACCTGGCGCCGCCGCCTGCTGGATGCCGGTGGCGAGCTGCGCCTGTACAACCCACTGCTGTGGCGCGCCGGCTGGCGCAACCTGCACCGCGATCACCGCAAGCTGCTACTGGTCGACCGGCGGTTGGCCTTCGTCGGCGGCACCGGTGCGACCGACGAGTTCTGGTCGGTGCCGGACAACCGCAGCGCCTGGCACGAAGTCATGGTGCAGATGCAGGGGCCGGTGAGCCAGGACTGGCTGACGCTTTTCGAACGCCAGTGGCAGGCCTGCCTGCAACCGCGCGCCTGGCGGCCGCGCAAGGCGATTGCGCCGCAACGCCTACCTCCGACGCCCAATGGCGGCCAGGGTCTGGGGCGGGTGGCCTACGCCGACGCGCGCCAGCACCGTGACATCCTGCGCTCGCTGGTACGCAACCTGAACAACGCCAAGCAGCGCATCTGGCTGGCGACGCCGTACTTCCTGCCGACCTGGAAGGTTCGCCGAGCCCTGCGCAAGGCTGCGCGGCGGGGTGTCGAGGTGCGCCTGTTGCTGACCGGCCGCCTCACCGACCACGCCCCCGTGCGCTATGCTGGCCAACGCTATTACCCGCGCCTGCTGCGTGCCGGGATCCGGATCTTCGAGTACCAGCCACGCTTCTTGCATATGAAAGTGGCGCTGGTCGACGACTGGGCCAGTGTCGGTTCGTGCAACTTCGATCATTGGAACCTTCGCTTCAATCTGGAGGCCAATATCGAGGTACTCGATGGCGAATTCACCGCTGCGGTGGCCGATTGCCTGATCGCCGACTTTGCCGACAGCCGTGAAATCGACATTCCGCTCTGGCACTCGCGTTCCCTGTGGATGCGCCTGCACCAGCGCCTGTGGGGATGGCTCGACCGCCTGGTGGTGAACTTCCTCGACCGCCGCCGTTGA
- a CDS encoding acyl-CoA/acyl-ACP dehydrogenase: MLWNRLLGPLERLPAGLSLEDWYCELLMRGQGASTLELAVLAGRLAGTPGLAFLGGYQAALRALWPAAPASLGALCVTEGKRLRPADLATRLDGLTLHGRKDFATAAESAGWWLVAARDEAPGAEPRLAMTVVLAGAPGARLEPLPALPLIPDIPHARLVLDGAHCERLPGDGWDAYAKPFRTLEDLHVMAAMLAWLYGVALDSGWPRELSLRLAGLLAGCAEVVRHPASASETHVLLGGLFAQFDALAPALDAAIDAGPQPWAALWKRDRGVLALGGSARAKRLDKAWSALGVDPRQ, encoded by the coding sequence ATGCTTTGGAATCGCCTGCTCGGCCCGCTCGAACGGCTGCCCGCCGGTCTGTCCCTGGAGGACTGGTACTGCGAACTGCTCATGCGCGGTCAGGGCGCAAGCACGCTCGAACTGGCGGTCCTCGCCGGTCGCCTGGCGGGCACGCCCGGCCTGGCTTTTCTCGGTGGCTACCAGGCGGCATTGCGTGCGCTTTGGCCGGCTGCACCGGCGAGCCTGGGCGCGCTCTGCGTCACCGAGGGCAAGCGGCTGCGCCCGGCGGACCTGGCCACGCGCCTCGACGGCCTGACCCTGCACGGTCGCAAGGACTTCGCCACCGCCGCAGAGAGCGCCGGCTGGTGGCTGGTCGCGGCGCGCGACGAAGCCCCCGGCGCGGAGCCGCGCCTGGCAATGACCGTGGTGCTCGCAGGCGCTCCCGGCGCGCGCCTGGAGCCGCTGCCGGCGCTGCCGCTGATTCCCGATATCCCGCATGCCCGGCTGGTCCTCGACGGTGCCCATTGCGAGCGTTTGCCCGGAGATGGCTGGGACGCCTACGCCAAACCCTTCCGCACCCTCGAAGACCTCCATGTGATGGCCGCCATGCTCGCCTGGCTGTATGGCGTCGCACTGGACAGCGGCTGGCCGCGCGAGCTGTCGCTGCGCCTGGCCGGGCTGCTCGCCGGCTGCGCAGAAGTCGTCCGGCATCCTGCCTCGGCCTCGGAAACCCATGTGCTGCTGGGCGGTCTGTTCGCCCAGTTCGACGCGCTGGCGCCGGCGCTGGACGCCGCCATCGACGCCGGTCCGCAGCCCTGGGCCGCGCTATGGAAGCGCGACCGTGGCGTGCTCGCGCTCGGTGGCAGCGCCCGCGCCAAGCGACTGGACAAGGCCTGGAGCGCACTGGGGGTTGATCCACGTCAGTAA
- a CDS encoding ribbon-helix-helix domain-containing protein: protein MCELYVKADPILYESRSRSLRIRGVVTTLRLENQFWDILREIAEVDGMTTNQLITKLYDEVMEYRGEVVNFASFLRVSCTRFLAQRRDNVVDLALVPRSA, encoded by the coding sequence ATGTGCGAGCTCTACGTCAAGGCCGATCCCATCCTCTACGAGTCGCGTTCGCGCTCGCTGCGCATCCGGGGCGTGGTCACCACGCTGCGCCTGGAGAACCAGTTCTGGGACATCCTGCGGGAGATCGCCGAGGTCGACGGGATGACCACCAACCAGCTGATCACCAAGCTCTACGACGAGGTCATGGAGTACCGTGGGGAGGTGGTCAACTTCGCCTCCTTCCTGCGGGTGAGCTGCACACGGTTCCTGGCGCAGCGGCGGGATAACGTCGTCGACCTGGCGCTGGTGCCGCGTAGTGCGTAA
- a CDS encoding acyltransferase family protein → MSKPRKERFIGLEWLRFLLGLYVVIYHTLHAYPAEQKFRGLDELTSLGFFATSTFFVLSGFLLAHVYVTDGHLRESPRSFFTKRFSNLYPIHICSILLTIGVLWLISNLGIGPDLDQATPRFVVYDTHEQLGRIQPLLFHHWMSDRELMLNSILQLTMLHAWNPLYLTFNAPLWSLSTLFFFYLCFPFVGPRLMRVVNKPRALLVIWVLYLLPPAVLLLNEAYGIPWTGLIHRNPLLRLPEFLCGILVYGLFREHKDAGRLLSPATVLALGGFVLANFLVADYLYTQGNQQWYYLLHNGLLLPSQLVLVYLSALAPDPRSWRLQHWSPRLGAASLSLFALHVPLFTLFSRGEKLIRAPGDCLADWAYCVTAATQQQLSLWLYPLFLLFMVVSCLLFQERLVVPLRKWLIRHLLPAQSPARPVTLP, encoded by the coding sequence GTGAGCAAACCCCGTAAGGAAAGATTCATCGGGCTGGAGTGGTTGCGCTTCCTGCTCGGCCTGTACGTGGTGATCTACCACACCCTGCACGCCTACCCGGCGGAGCAGAAGTTCCGTGGTTTGGACGAGCTGACCAGCCTCGGCTTCTTCGCCACCAGCACCTTCTTCGTGCTTTCCGGTTTCCTCCTCGCCCATGTCTACGTCACCGACGGGCACCTGCGGGAAAGCCCGCGCAGCTTCTTCACCAAGCGATTCTCCAACCTCTACCCGATCCACATCTGCTCGATCCTGCTGACCATCGGCGTGCTCTGGCTGATCAGCAACCTGGGCATTGGCCCGGATCTCGACCAGGCGACCCCGCGCTTCGTGGTCTACGACACCCACGAGCAGCTCGGGCGCATCCAGCCGCTGCTGTTCCATCACTGGATGAGCGACCGCGAGTTGATGCTCAACAGCATTCTCCAACTGACCATGCTGCACGCCTGGAACCCGCTGTACCTGACCTTCAACGCGCCGCTCTGGTCGCTGTCGACGCTGTTCTTCTTCTATCTCTGCTTCCCCTTCGTCGGGCCACGGCTGATGCGCGTGGTCAACAAGCCACGGGCGCTGCTGGTGATCTGGGTGCTGTACCTGCTCCCGCCAGCCGTGTTGCTGCTGAACGAGGCCTACGGCATTCCCTGGACCGGCCTGATCCACCGCAATCCGCTGCTGCGGCTGCCGGAATTCCTCTGCGGCATCCTCGTCTACGGGCTGTTCCGCGAGCACAAGGACGCCGGGCGCCTCCTGAGCCCTGCAACGGTGCTGGCGCTAGGTGGCTTCGTCCTGGCCAACTTCCTCGTCGCCGACTACCTCTACACCCAGGGCAACCAGCAGTGGTACTACCTGCTGCACAACGGCCTGTTGCTGCCGTCGCAACTCGTGCTGGTGTACCTCTCAGCGCTGGCGCCGGACCCGCGCAGCTGGCGCCTGCAGCACTGGTCGCCGCGCCTGGGCGCCGCCTCGCTGTCGCTGTTCGCACTGCATGTGCCGCTGTTCACCCTGTTCTCGCGCGGCGAGAAGCTGATCCGCGCACCGGGCGATTGCCTGGCCGACTGGGCGTATTGCGTCACCGCGGCGACCCAGCAGCAGTTGTCGCTGTGGCTCTACCCGCTGTTCCTGCTGTTCATGGTGGTCAGCTGCCTGCTGTTCCAGGAGCGCCTGGTGGTGCCGTTGCGCAAGTGGTTGATACGCCACCTGTTACCGGCACAGTCGCCCGCGCGCCCCGTTACCTTGCCCTGA
- a CDS encoding MBL fold metallo-hydrolase, translating to MRRDPIVLFDNGTHKCLCFDDLVSGEGVQTNQFLIVDHEQYLLLDPGGDLTYTPLSLELSKLFPLQDLDYIFASHQDPDIIAALDKWLLHTRAKVLCSKLWARFLPHLTANYLAVSHGISTYDRIIAVPDRGQLVNLGRCQLKLLPAHFLHSVGNFQLYDPVSRILFSGDMGASLVDDAAPVQDFNAHLQYMTGFHRRYMAGNKACRLWAKMVRGLDLEMIVPQHGRPFVGRPMIDAFLDWIERLECGLDLLGPEDYQVPR from the coding sequence ATGCGTCGCGACCCCATCGTGCTGTTCGACAACGGCACCCATAAATGCCTGTGCTTCGACGACCTCGTCAGCGGCGAAGGCGTGCAGACCAACCAGTTCCTCATCGTCGACCACGAGCAATATCTGCTGCTCGATCCGGGCGGCGACCTGACCTACACGCCGTTGTCGCTGGAACTGTCGAAACTGTTCCCGCTGCAGGACCTCGACTACATCTTCGCCTCGCACCAGGATCCGGACATCATCGCCGCGCTGGACAAGTGGCTGCTGCACACCCGCGCCAAGGTGCTCTGCTCCAAGCTCTGGGCGCGCTTCCTGCCGCACCTGACGGCCAACTACCTGGCGGTCAGCCACGGCATCTCCACCTACGACCGGATCATCGCCGTGCCCGACCGCGGGCAGCTGGTGAACCTCGGCCGCTGCCAGCTGAAGCTGCTGCCCGCGCACTTCCTGCACTCGGTGGGCAACTTCCAGCTCTACGATCCGGTGAGCCGCATCCTCTTCTCCGGCGACATGGGCGCCTCCCTGGTCGACGATGCCGCACCGGTGCAGGACTTCAACGCCCACCTGCAGTACATGACCGGTTTCCACCGCCGCTACATGGCCGGCAACAAGGCGTGCCGGCTGTGGGCGAAGATGGTCCGCGGGCTGGACCTGGAGATGATTGTCCCGCAGCACGGTCGGCCCTTCGTCGGTCGGCCGATGATCGACGCCTTCCTCGACTGGATCGAACGGCTGGAGTGCGGCCTCGACCTGCTCGGTCCGGAGGACTACCAGGTGCCGCGCTGA
- the olsB gene encoding L-ornithine N(alpha)-acyltransferase yields the protein MTQIARSSDTPSERRLKAVRLYGEAALREAQALRYRVFSTEFDARLNGAELGLDMDDYDRHCQHIGVRDENSGALVATTRLLDHRAAERLGRFYSEEEFHLDGLGDLQGPVLEIGRTCVDPAYRNGATIAVLWGELAEVLNEGGYRYLMGCASIPMRDGGLQAHAVMQRLRDRYLCQENLRAEPKTPLPAGQEVPENLTAELPPLLKAYMRLGAKICGEPCWDPDFQVADVFILLKRDELCPRYARHFKAAV from the coding sequence ATGACCCAGATCGCCCGCTCCAGCGACACCCCGAGCGAACGCCGCCTGAAAGCCGTCCGCCTGTACGGCGAAGCCGCTCTGCGCGAAGCCCAGGCGCTGCGCTACCGAGTCTTCAGCACCGAGTTCGACGCCCGCCTGAACGGCGCGGAGCTTGGCCTGGACATGGACGACTACGACCGTCACTGCCAGCACATCGGCGTGCGCGACGAGAACAGCGGCGCCCTGGTCGCCACCACGCGCCTGCTCGACCACCGCGCCGCCGAACGCCTCGGGCGCTTCTACAGCGAAGAGGAATTCCACCTCGACGGCCTGGGCGACCTGCAGGGCCCGGTGCTGGAGATCGGCCGCACCTGCGTCGACCCGGCCTACCGCAACGGCGCCACCATTGCCGTGCTCTGGGGCGAACTGGCCGAAGTGCTCAACGAAGGCGGTTATCGCTACCTGATGGGTTGCGCCAGCATCCCCATGCGCGATGGCGGCCTGCAGGCGCACGCGGTGATGCAGCGTCTGCGCGATCGCTACCTGTGCCAGGAAAACCTGCGCGCCGAGCCGAAGACCCCGCTGCCGGCCGGCCAGGAAGTCCCGGAAAACCTCACCGCCGAACTGCCGCCGCTGCTCAAGGCCTACATGCGCCTGGGCGCGAAGATCTGCGGCGAGCCCTGCTGGGACCCGGATTTCCAGGTCGCCGACGTGTTCATCCTGCTCAAGCGCGACGAGCTGTGCCCGCGCTACGCCCGGCACTTCAAGGCGGCCGTATGA
- a CDS encoding DJ-1/PfpI family protein has product MAAKKILMLVGDYAEDYETMVPFQALQMVGHVVHAVCPDKKAGQSVRTAIHDFEGDQTYSEKPGHNFALNADFAGVRAEDYDALLIPGGRAPEYLRLNAKVIELVKAFDAAKKPIAAVCHGAQLLAAAGVLKGRSCSAYPACGPEVRLAGGEYVDIPVDAAHVDGNLVSAPAWPAHPAWLAKFLEVLGTKISL; this is encoded by the coding sequence ATGGCCGCGAAGAAGATCCTGATGCTGGTCGGCGACTACGCCGAAGACTACGAAACCATGGTGCCGTTCCAGGCGCTGCAGATGGTCGGGCACGTTGTGCATGCCGTCTGCCCGGACAAGAAGGCGGGGCAGTCGGTGCGCACCGCCATCCACGATTTCGAGGGCGACCAGACCTACAGCGAGAAGCCCGGGCACAACTTCGCCCTGAACGCCGACTTCGCCGGCGTACGCGCGGAGGACTACGACGCGCTGCTGATCCCCGGTGGCCGTGCCCCCGAATACCTGCGCCTGAACGCCAAGGTGATCGAGCTGGTGAAAGCCTTCGACGCCGCGAAGAAACCCATCGCTGCGGTCTGTCATGGCGCCCAGCTGCTGGCCGCGGCCGGCGTGCTCAAGGGCCGTTCGTGCAGCGCCTATCCGGCCTGCGGTCCGGAAGTGCGCCTGGCCGGCGGCGAGTACGTGGACATCCCGGTAGACGCGGCGCACGTCGACGGCAACCTGGTCAGCGCCCCGGCCTGGCCCGCACATCCGGCCTGGCTGGCGAAATTCCTCGAAGTGCTCGGCACCAAGATCAGCCTGTAA
- a CDS encoding DUF2846 domain-containing protein, translating to MFRSLLAVLLLALAGCSSHGAFFGAVDGQPFVALQAADARHAVVYLYRPQNKWADEELEAPGLFLNNELIGSLPSNGYLALEFEPGSFKLEMRRPLFGSFWTFFADGPLDFTRIASFMLEAKPGGVYYLRYDEDRVPAKHAHSEGDGPLQLVDPKTGESEIQHTRQIQAPAQIAASGYEVRQQARFWQGVGQALDKVGI from the coding sequence ATGTTCCGATCGCTCCTGGCCGTCCTGTTGCTGGCGCTCGCCGGATGCAGCTCCCACGGCGCCTTCTTCGGCGCCGTCGACGGCCAGCCGTTCGTTGCCCTGCAGGCGGCCGACGCCCGGCACGCGGTGGTCTACCTGTACCGCCCGCAGAACAAGTGGGCCGACGAGGAGCTGGAAGCACCGGGGCTGTTCCTCAACAACGAACTGATCGGCAGCCTGCCGAGCAATGGCTACCTGGCCCTGGAGTTCGAGCCCGGCAGCTTCAAGCTGGAGATGCGCCGGCCGCTGTTCGGCAGCTTCTGGACCTTCTTCGCCGACGGCCCGCTGGACTTCACCCGCATCGCCAGCTTCATGCTCGAAGCCAAGCCGGGTGGCGTCTACTACCTGCGCTACGACGAGGACCGGGTTCCCGCCAAGCACGCCCACAGCGAAGGCGACGGGCCGCTGCAGCTGGTCGATCCGAAGACCGGCGAAAGCGAGATCCAGCACACCCGGCAGATCCAGGCGCCCGCGCAGATCGCCGCCAGCGGCTACGAGGTGCGGCAACAGGCGCGCTTCTGGCAGGGTGTCGGCCAGGCGCTGGACAAGGTCGGCATCTGA